The nucleotide sequence AATTCCATCTCGGAGTCAGAGTCCTTCAGAATGTCTTCTAGAGTCTTTGATGTGCCCTTAATTGGCATATCCGTGTCTGAATCGCCGTCTGATTGGTCTCTGAAAAGGGGAGATTGGTTAGAAGACTTAGGTAGTTGTTTTCTATTTATCCACTGTTTACTTTGCGTGACTTTGCGAGAAACAAGCTTTGGGGCAATATTTATCCAATGATCTAATTATCACCTTATTGcgcattatattatttatattattactttgCTTTTTACATTTCAGAACAGCAGCAATTATGTAAAAAGCAAACCAGAATTAGATGGAATACAAAGCTTATATATAAATAGAACAACTTTTAAACACCACCAGAGAATCTCAAGAACTCTGAAGACTTATTATATAGCAATTGACCGCATTTAGTTCAGTGGTGACATAAAATCGTCCCACCAACTTAAATGCAATCCAATACCTAAAAAAAATCAAACCACTAACCTCTGTCCATCCTTCTGTCTCTTCTTCCTATTATCCATCTTCCTGATATTCCTCAGTCTTCTCAGCATGACGTCATCAGTCTGCGGTATCAGTTTCTCCACGGTGTCAGCTCCGAACTTCCTCAACATCTTGGTGAGGAAGTAGCCTATTTCTAGACGGGAGTGCCTCTTACAGTCTTCTGGCATTGCGGAGAGAGTTTTGAAGATTAGGGGCAGACTACCAGCGAGAACGTCTGTGGGTAGGACTTTTGTGTACACCTGCAAATAGGATGGTGAATTAAGTATTGTCCGAGCTTTAAAAAACTCCGGTACATACGAGAGCACATAGAGGGAGTAAGTAAGATAGCATATAGATCGAGTAATTAAGGAAGTGTACAAAGGAGTCTAGCATATGGAAGAGTACATAAATGGGAATATAAGGGCATTAAATAAGGAACTATATGGGTACATAGGGATGTATATAAGAGAGTCTATAAGGAGAGTTCAAAAGGGatataggggtagtacataagggatatGTTAGCCAAATTGGGCAAAGTCTTTGGCAGATGATGAAGTTTTTTGCTACCTTCAAGAAGCTCATGCAAGCAGCCACGACCTCTCTGTTGGAGTTAGTCATGTGTTCCACCACGGTCTCCAGTAGAGTCTGCACGGTGTTCAGCCCCATGTCTTCCGAGAAGTTGAAGAGAGCTGATGCTATGGCGCGGAGGGTAGCGCTTATGATTCGCGGGAGAGGCGCTGTGAGGCCCGATGTTAGCATATCTACGAAGGCTTGCATGCCTGGGAACAATAGATTGATTGAATGTGGTAAGAATAGGGGAGATTCGTATGTAATTCGTCTTTACTAACTTTGGGTTTTTAGTTCAAAATCaatgcttttatttaaaaaaaacgtcaCCCCTTCCTGTGTTTTtcctgggaagaagtggcgctaAAAAACCCCGGCAACTCCATGCAATAAATAAGCGATAGTGATATTCGAACATAAGCTATTTTTGCGGCATATTGGGTACTTTAGTTCTAACTTAAACTGAAACTGTTTTTAAGCCCATAGTAGCAAGCTAATCATTATGATTTATACTGGAAACATAACTTTTAGATTTTAAACCTAAATACCAATAACATAAGCTCTGTTTTCGATTCTTACATATGTCTAcaacacttcaaataaatgtcaATCTAAATTCAATCTTATTCCCATACAAATAAAATCCACATACCTCCTTCCTGCGACTTGAGCACGTTACCAACACTGTTGATAAGGTTGAACGCACACTGGCGACATTTGCTGTTGATGTCTTTAGTGCATATGACGGACTCGGCGATCGCGCTTTTCAGTAACTTGCTCTCCGCGTTCAAGAACGGCGTCGAGTTTATTAGGTGTTCTATACATCTGCGGGGGAAAGTGGTTATATTCATTTAACatgcacatttaaaaaaaaaatgtggttttgtaagaaatgtaaaagtaaaagtgggattttttaatattttggggTGTTGATTTACGATTATGTGTCCTAACTAAATAAGTAATCTTAGGCATCGCATTTTACATCGATCAATTGTAAATGTTAACATGTTTTCAAAGTTTAGACATGACTATTCtgccattaaaattaattttgcatttagATCTAGAACTTCAAGACATTATTGAGATTCATTATATCCATAGGTGCAATACATGCATTGGgtgcactttattttaaatatatttcgtaTCTTGTTCAAGCCAATACCTGAGATATCAGAATAAATACGCTTATATAAATTgcgagtaaataaaaaaataaattaacctaTAGCAAACTCACCTTAACCTAGCTGCCTTACTGCTATCAGCAACCTTATTCAAGGAACTCATCAAAAGCTTCTTAATCTTCTTATAATTATCTTTCAAAAATTGCTTACAACATTCCTTATCACTCTTGAAAATCTCTTCTAATATCCTATAAGCCTTCTTATGttccatttctaatattttcgCCTTTTCTCTGTATTTTAACTCTGTTTTCTTATTATCGCCCTCCGTCTCTTGTTCTGAGATATCTTTTTTAgcctttttatgttttttcggGTCTTCTAAAACTGTTTCGCAGAGTGGATAGACCCAGTCGTCGAATAACTTGGCTATTCGGTCGCTTGATTGGTATAAAACTAAGGCTCGTATGATGTCTAGGATAGATTCCCGTTGAAATTGGTTGTCTTTAGATGTTTCTAGCTGCTGTAGTGCGTTCGTGAATAATTCCTCGCGTAGGGATTGTTCGCTGATTGTTAGATATACCTGGTTAAGATGAAGTAAGATTTTGTTAACGTATGTagttattatttgaaaatgtttttatcatTATAGCAAATAATTACaatggaaaaaaataaagaatgaaTATCGGCTTTATCAGATCTTAAATTGCTGCAGTACACTTTATTAATACACTGCAggcatgaatatttttttttcatataaagaCACTTCCATCACCCGAATTTaagaacctcttcctttttggaagtcggtaaaaaatatgtatttgtcaAAATCGAAGACAGTAAAAGCTTGAAAGAgctgacaataaaaataaaaaaaatctccatTCTTACCTGTATAGTTTCCAAAGCCGCTAACCTCTGTCCCTCCGCGCTACTACCCTTCGCGGGTGACATataaatattcaacaaaatcGGCAAATAGTTCTTAGCGAACCTGCCCAACTCTTGCAAATCTGCCTCATTGTCCGAAGAACAACTGATCAATTTCCTTAAAGCCTGCATCACTGATAAACGAAATTCCGGATTATCTTTCAAAACACTACCTAGAACCCTAGCAACGGACTTAAAATTATCCTTAATATCCTTAGGGCTATTACAAAAAGAAGGCAGTAGAGCCCAAAACTGATTGCACAGTAACTCATAAGTATGCGATCCGGGAACATCTTTCATTTGGGTAAGTTCTCTTGACTTTTTCCGACAAAATGTTGCCATCTCCAAAATTTCTGTCGCGAAGAATTTGAGGTTggagtttgttattttttctttgagcACTGGGAGGAGCCAGCTGCGTTCTAGATTTATAGATTCTGGGCCATCTCTTAGGGGTATGATGCGTAGAACGAATTCTGGTCCGAGTGCTTTAATGGCGCATCCTGTGGCGTATTCGACCTCTTTGTCATTATCAAAGTTGTGACTTTCGCGACGATCGTTCAATTTCTTTAGAAGAGGTCCCAAGGAGTTTGCTACTTTGTCGTTGCCGATCtgttcaatataataaaaatatttgaatgtgatatgcacaaatataataataagcactggtactcagcgacatctggttagactggaagctgactccaacataTAAAAAGGCTAGGTGAATGAAAAATGCACAAATATATGGATCTTGTTTTTGGAAAGCAAAATCTATGTGAAGTAAAAATTccattttaaatatgtaaaatcatGAAGATAAAAGTTTTAACTTAAGATCCCATCAATCAAAATTTAGTTTCCGTTTGGGTATATTAAATTTCCAATTATCTTGGGTATCAGagtgcccgggtagctgggttgaggaggtcagatactagataggcagtcactccatgtgaAAGTCTGATTCTAAGCTGCATCCGGATGGACTACAAACCGATACCAACATAGTaagaaaaagctaggcagatgatgaacttGTTAATATCACACAAAgacataaaaagattttaataaaatgttctacCCATATAAGCTCGTAGGAGTaacttatttactaaaataaattatgtaccaGACTTACCTCAAAACACACAGCAATAGTAAGTATAACATGTCTAATAGCTTGATTGAAAGGGTTGTCGAGTCCAGTGCCGATGCTCTTGAATACCGCGTCAATGTGAACTTTGTGCTTTATGTACGTCTCATCCGATTCCAGGGCCAACTTTACGCAGTCGAGTAACACTGCCTGTGGGAGGAAGAAGTGGGCTAAGtttgagaataaaataatattagcttCTTTTCTTATGAAAGAAAGAATGCACTATTTGGACGTGGAGAGcatcttaaaaatgaaaatagttaACGAAGCTCGAAAATGGTTAAAACCTAGCTTATGATCGGATTTGCTTCATTCTCCACTTTTCTAGAACCACATGACGTAACGTACATATGCAGTTTTATCTCGCGACAGCCaacttatatttttagttatattatttacGTTTTCTTTGTTTGATACGGCGTTTAGGCGACTCGGCCACAGAGAGCTCCCGAGCTGATACATACatccaaataaatacaaaacgataATGTGCATGTACCTTTATACGCACAAGTACGTGTACGTCTAgtgcagtggttcttaaccggtggtccgcggaccactggtggtccctggaggcattctaagtggtccgcgaagcttagctgcgcgacgttgctatacgttatctaactttatttttattgacttataattgcgagcgggggttttcgcatggacgtatatcgcgtgagtcgtacctagtccccccattcatgaaaatgtatgtttgggctacattttacgtaattttggttttgagtcttaaataaaaaataattaaaatttcgcgctcgcttcgctcgcgtatttagaaactgtatgcgcctaattttgcatttgtcaacaaacaaaaagttaagtacgtttgggctaaattttacgtaatatttggtttaagtccgataaaaatttcgcgctcgcttcgctcgcgtattcaaaaccgatatgcccttatttttgcatctgtcaacaaacaaaaagttaagtacgtttgggctaaattttacgtaatatttggtttaagtccgaaaAAAGTTTcgcgcttcgctcgcgcatttggaaactatataggcaagtttttctttatttgcatttgcacacctacacaactgccgacatgcgtttagcagagtgctaatttaggtaaaccgatgaggtggtccccggcatgacaaactttagttaaagtggtccctcatgactaaaaggttaagaaccactggtctagtGGGATAAGACCTCTAAAACTAGttcgtttattttttcaatttactaAATTAATCTTTGATATAAAATTCTCTATTTTTCACCTTAAGTGCATTGGTGGAGGCGGAGTTGATATCTGCGACGTCAGACTGCCACAGCTCCGTCACGCAGATGTTCACGAACGCAGGCAAGTTCGGCATGCACAGGTTCAGATCCAAActggaaagaaaataagtttaaCTCCGCACAACAAAAAAATTCCTTCTTCTAAATTATGGGGAATATGTAGAAAAAACTTagatacaattttaattcatggtaatctatactaatattataaacgggacttcattttttgtataaaagctTCGAAAATGAGAAACCAAATtgaaacttgaatttaaatttgaattgaaaaattcttttactaATGGTACGTACTCCTGGGTGAACCAGGCTATTTTACGGATACTGGAAGTAGTATTCACGGCTCGGGTGCAACCACGGGAAGTTGCTagtaatttatcaaaatattttctaagttttaattaaacagtATTTCTATGTTTTGTTGTTTGGTGTCGTTAGCCGGGGGTCGAGAAGCCATCAGTGCAGAGTCATTTGCAAACCCGGATTGGCAATCATATTGCTTTACTTTAATATCACTTACTTGGCTAGACATCCATATCCCTGCTGCAGCACAGCAGCCCAAGCTAACACTTGTCCGGTATCATTGGCCGGGGGTCGGGCAGCCATCAGTGCCCTAGTCAGTTGCACAGCCAGATTGGCAGTCATATTGCTAGATTCCCGACTGCTTGAGAAGAGCGCGTGTAATGTGTGTAGACAGCACGTCTTGATGTACACGTTGTTGTGTGTCATTAGGGACAGGATCGCTTCGCAGATCGACTGGGGAACATATTAATAACTAATTTTAATGgtacattttaaacattttttgcgaAAGCTTGTTTTCTGAATAAGAAGAATTGGAaaatagagaaaaataaaaattgttattttaacacgcttatattagattcacttgtaactaactatgtatgtaagaaaatcttaatttgacccacttcccggccttcgattaggatgaaattttgcacacgctctgttttctgatgacaatacactgtgctttttttaaatttttgattCTATTTTTCTTCAATGAATCTTCCGTCTTTTAAGAGGTTGCACCCAGTAAAATTGGTTTGGCAATATTTACAGACAATTTTAGCATTCTTAAAACagtgttgtaataaataaaacaaatcgtacctTAATATAATCCTTGCTGAACACAGGCAGTACATCTCTCAACATGGTCAGAGTGTGCAGTACAGTCCTGTGACCAGACAACAACGCTTCAGCCTTAATCTGAGATAAGCAGTACTCTGCCACACGGTTTGAACCAGGATGGAGTTTTGGTACCTGGAATGTATATTTATTGTAGAGAATGAATGAATATTGAATGATATGTGTGATTGAATGAATTaatgtaaagaaaaatatatgttaccTTAACCTTCTGATCTTCAGAAGGTATCATAAAGCAGCTGCCACGAAGAACAGAAGTGACGGCGTGTTGAGCTGCTTTGCGGACCTACAAACATTTATCATAGAAAATAGAGGAAATAAACTAGAAGGCTTTGGTAGGTatacaggaaatattttttacatcctCAAGAATGGCCCTGTTGGGCGCCAATTGGGGATACAGGTAAGATAAGTGCAAATTAGGCAATGCGCAATTATTAGTAGGTTCAGGAAATAAGAAGTTGAAAGAGCTTTagatacaacaaaaaaatatgtttaaaaatgttttttaactgACCTTAGGTTTAGAATGCAGTGCAAAAGCCAGGACTGACTCAAAAACCCTCATAGTAGACGAATCACCCCAAAGGGCATACTCCTGGGCCCTCAATAACACAGACAGGCATCCAATAGCACTCCTCAGTAAAGCCCCATTTTCACTCTGTTCATTCTTCACAAGAATATCAGTGAAGATAGTTGCTGAGTCTGAAAATTGCTTTCTTAAAACTGCTTGTGGGACAGCCTTTATACCCATAGACAATAGTGTCAGTGTTGCTACTAAGCTCTCTTCCAGTTCTGAAGATTTTAGGGTTTCCATCTgtgaataaagttttttttttaatatttagccTCATATGTTATAGAACATAGTTTTGTTATTATAGTAACCAGCACAAAAAGGctacaaaatatgaaaattgaaTTAGCTTTAAATTGATAAGCTCTATGTACATCATtgtatatatataggtatataaatcCTGGCACCTTTCTAGAAAAAAACTCAGGGAGTTGACTGtgattatttacttttacatgCCATTGGTTTTCAAGCCACATACAAACTGTTTGCAATGACTCAATCTTAACACTTTCGCGGACAGAACGAGATTAAACGTCATCATTCTAAATTTTGTTATATAGCACAACGTACAATGACGTCCAAATAACTTTTTGACTTTACAACAGAAATTTCATCGGAAATGAACGTTCAAGTTAAAATCCTATTGAATGTATCTTGTATCACAACATGTAAAATACCCGAAGCTGTACTATCGCATAGAGTAAGTTTTAAACTATTTCAAATAAGTTCCGATGACAGTGGGCGGTAACGGTACTCACACACGCACAACATGCAACGTGTATAAACGTCCCGCGCATACCGCGCTTGGTTGTGTCATGAACGAACGTGTTAACTGTTAtactatattatgtaaatataattttgtaatttatttaataaactgaAACTCACAAGTGCAGCAAAGTACTCGGTAGTAGACTCCTTGCCGCCTTGCTCCTTGATGACCTCTGTGACTGCAGCCAGCACTGCCAACATCTCCTTATGCAGGCCATTGTTTGAGTCAAACCTTGTCAGTAACCtggaacaatatattttttggtcAGAAGTacacattgaaatatttatgatttgtttattatttgtcttccttcttattcttattttccttctttgaaaattttatttggtCCTCTTGTTTCCaccaaaatttttatttgagacattaattcaaatatttactattAGCACTCTAAAATAAAAGGGCTTGAGTTAACCTgattaaattgtgtttatgtTTTAACTGCTAAACAATACTATATTTTCAACATCAAGAATTCTTTCCTCATTATCATATctagtcaaataaataaaactaaaaataaataatcaattccCATACTTACTTGCTAAAGCTAACATTAGAACACTGACTCCAATCAGACGCAAACGTCTGGAAAGTCTTATAAGTGCCAGCTTTAAAGGAGCCCGAGTATTCAGTGTCTGAGAGCTCATCAGTACTCTTCATAGACATGTTCTCCAGTTCCTTAGCTATGAGCAGTTCTGATTCAGCGTCAGATTTCTTCTTAAGTGATGCATGTCCGTAAGTCATCATAGCATCGTGTTTTGAAACAGCTTGCTGGGTTAATCCAGTGCTTCCTGAAAAATTTTGGGGAGTTATATTAAGTGTTAAGGGGAAAAGTTGATGAAAAGTCAGGAAAAAAAGGTTTAGAGTCAtgcagatgttttttttttgttttgatattggTTATAAGTTAGGGagcagaaaataattaaatgcttTGTAAACAATTCGTTTCTTTACAGAATACTTAACTTGTTTAGTCAAAGAACAACAGAATGTGCACTAAATACAAGAGAATATAACCCACATTACCTAGATTTTCCTGAAAGAACCGGGATTTCGCCATCTCCCGGTATTTCTGTATTTTCGGGTTGGAGTTCGAGGACTGGCCCTTCTGCCATCGCTTCCCCTTCGATTTTCCCTTTAGTTTGGATCTGAATTTTCCCATTTTGCTTATTTCATAGCACGagtttcaatataaaaacaccGCACGTGGTTGCGGGTCTATTTGAAATGAAGTTGGTTGCAAATGGTTGTCATTGCTATCAAAGTCAAAGATGACATTGACATATAGATCCAGGCTGGCcaacattataaaaatgttcCAGTGTTGCACTGTTTAGGTAGGAGTATTACGAAAGACCTAATAAAGGAATGAAAACttcattgtttatttctttcGCTATACACAATAATAAATAGTGAATATATAGCACTGAAAatcactatttattttcaacgattcttattcaaaattattccttcaataacctatttttttgcaataacaaTTAGCTACGTTCCCAATCATGCGTGGCGTTTAATTATagtacaacaaaaacaaaaaccgtAAACAGACATTTAGCACCA is from Helicoverpa zea isolate HzStark_Cry1AcR chromosome 19, ilHelZeax1.1, whole genome shotgun sequence and encodes:
- the LOC124639456 gene encoding RRP12-like protein; this translates as MGKFRSKLKGKSKGKRWQKGQSSNSNPKIQKYREMAKSRFFQENLGSTGLTQQAVSKHDAMMTYGHASLKKKSDAESELLIAKELENMSMKSTDELSDTEYSGSFKAGTYKTFQTFASDWSQCSNVSFSKLLTRFDSNNGLHKEMLAVLAAVTEVIKEQGGKESTTEYFAALMETLKSSELEESLVATLTLLSMGIKAVPQAVLRKQFSDSATIFTDILVKNEQSENGALLRSAIGCLSVLLRAQEYALWGDSSTMRVFESVLAFALHSKPKVRKAAQHAVTSVLRGSCFMIPSEDQKVKVPKLHPGSNRVAEYCLSQIKAEALLSGHRTVLHTLTMLRDVLPVFSKDYIKSICEAILSLMTHNNVYIKTCCLHTLHALFSSSRESSNMTANLAVQLTRALMAARPPANDTGQVLAWAAVLQQGYGCLANLDLNLCMPNLPAFVNICVTELWQSDVADINSASTNALKAVLLDCVKLALESDETYIKHKVHIDAVFKSIGTGLDNPFNQAIRHVILTIAVCFEIGNDKVANSLGPLLKKLNDRRESHNFDNDKEVEYATGCAIKALGPEFVLRIIPLRDGPESINLERSWLLPVLKEKITNSNLKFFATEILEMATFCRKKSRELTQMKDVPGSHTYELLCNQFWALLPSFCNSPKDIKDNFKSVARVLGSVLKDNPEFRLSVMQALRKLISCSSDNEADLQELGRFAKNYLPILLNIYMSPAKGSSAEGQRLAALETIQVYLTISEQSLREELFTNALQQLETSKDNQFQRESILDIIRALVLYQSSDRIAKLFDDWVYPLCETVLEDPKKHKKAKKDISEQETEGDNKKTELKYREKAKILEMEHKKAYRILEEIFKSDKECCKQFLKDNYKKIKKLLMSSLNKVADSSKAARLRCIEHLINSTPFLNAESKLLKSAIAESVICTKDINSKCRQCAFNLINSVGNVLKSQEGGMQAFVDMLTSGLTAPLPRIISATLRAIASALFNFSEDMGLNTVQTLLETVVEHMTNSNREVVAACMSFLKVYTKVLPTDVLAGSLPLIFKTLSAMPEDCKRHSRLEIGYFLTKMLRKFGADTVEKLIPQTDDVMLRRLRNIRKMDNRKKRQKDGQRDQSDGDSDTDMPIKGTSKTLEDILKDSDSEMEFLDDEEERSKPKAKKAKGKNQAWIEDDPENIVDLADVSASRKITATDPSRKQKATEVKALKKKDGGFKTAPDGRLIITDDAFGDDGDDEPRPSGDIDTDTDDTDAEDEEDKKPSKLLKPGAKRRYDDILSVKSGKSGRSRASTVTVGSKYRAGGKGIHRPLGSAASVASGAGTEYRSKKAKGDIKKQGKHDPYAYLPLSRKNLNKRKKAVTSKQFKGIVKSKTKGGRIKKK